A region from the Vicia villosa cultivar HV-30 ecotype Madison, WI linkage group LG3, Vvil1.0, whole genome shotgun sequence genome encodes:
- the LOC131655792 gene encoding probable pectate lyase 5 encodes MAIPLTFILLLLLLLLVPSFIQSSPIQDPELVVQQVQKSINDSRRNLAFLSCGSGNPIDDCWRCDKNWETNRKSLADCAIGFGKHAIGGRDGKIYVVTDPGDHPVKPKPGTLRYGVIQEEPLWIIFKRDMVIKLKQELMMNSFKTIDGRGTNVHIAGGPCITIQFVTNIIVHGINVHDCKRGGNTYVRDSPTHYGFRTLSDGDGISIFGGSHIWVDHCSLSNCRDGLIDVIHGSTAITISNNFMTHHNKVMLLGHSDSFTRDKNMQVTIAFNHFGEGLVQRMPRCRHGYFHVVNNDYTHWRMYAIGGSANPTINSQGNRFLASNDNTFKEVTKRENAGQSQWKNWNWRSSGDLMLNGAFFRASGAGSSSSYARASSLAAKPSSVVASITAAAGTLNCKKGSRC; translated from the exons ATGGCAATTCCACTCACATTCATTCTACTCTTATTACTACTTCTTCTAGTACCTTCTTTCATTCAATCTTCTCCCATTCAAGATCCTGAATTAGTAGTCCAACAAGTACAAAA GAGTATTAATGATTCAAGGAGAAACTTAGCATTTCTTTCTTGTGGAAGTGGCAATCCAATTGATGATTGTTGGAGATGTGACAAAAACTGGGAAACGAATCGCAAAAGTTTAGCAGATTGTGCCATTGGTTTTGGCAAACATGCAATTGGAGGAAGAGATGGTAAAATATATGTAGTAACAGACCCTGGTGATCACCCTGTGAAACCAAAGCCAGGAACATTACGCTACGGCGTTATTCAAGAAGAACCGTTATGGATAATCTTCAAACGCGACATGGTGATTAAGCTTAAGCAAGAGCTAATGATGAACTCGTTCAAGACCATTGATGGAAGAGGAACAAATGTGCACATTGCTGGTGGACCTTGTATAACTATACAATTCGTGACGAATATTATCGTTCATGGGATCAATGTGCATGATTGTAAGAGAGGTGGGAATACTTATGTGAGAGATTCACCTACACATTATGGTTTTAGAACACTTTCTGATGGGGATGGGATTTCGATTTTCGGTGGGAGTCATATCTGGGTTGATCATTGTTCTCTTTCGAATTGTCGCGATGGATTGATTGATGTTATTCATGGATCTACTGCTATTACTATTTCTAATAATTTTATGACTCATCATAATAAGGTTATGCTTTTGGGTCATAGTGATAGTTTCACTAGAGATAAGAATATGCAAGTTACTATTGCTTTTAACCATTTTGGTGAAGGACTAGTTCAGAGAATGCCAAG ATGTAGACATGGATATTTTCATGTGGTGAACAATGATTATACACATTGGAGAATGTATGCTATAGGTGGAAGTGCTAATCCAACTATCAATAGTCAAGGGAATAGATTTCTTGCTTCCAATGACAATACCTTCAAAGAG GTGACGAAGCGTGAGAATGCGGGACAAAGCCAATGGAAGAATTGGAATTGGAGATCAAGTGGAGATTTGATGTTAAATGGTGCATTCTTTAGGGCATCAGGAGCAGGTTCATCATCAAGCTATGCAAGAGCATCAAGTTTAGCAGCAAAACCATCTTCTGTAGTTGCTTCCATCACTGCAGCAGCTGGAACATTAAACTGCAAAAAGGGTTCACGTTGCTGA